From Endozoicomonas sp. 8E, the proteins below share one genomic window:
- a CDS encoding amino acid permease gives MSGKLSLLPLTMLVTGNMMGAGIFLLPSSLASYGSITLLGWIVTVIGSVMLSLVFVRLGSDCKQGSGLYAFIRAGLGRYIGSQVVYGYWAAIWIGNIAVALSGVAYLSYFFPVLGGPWETALAAIAVIWILSLINLTDIRLLGRLQIVTASCMLVPVIIVSTMGWSQFETVNIISSFNVTGQPSSHILSESITLTLWSFIGLESACNLACHAKNPRRDVPCATLLGTLLAALFYILSTTAMMGIVPNDILQSSAAPFSVTASYLLGDRAGELVSAMAVIACFGSLNGWILMHSRVAITASSDGLLPKAFTVLNRYGSPWKGLLITAILMSIMLLLTVEPTIQKHFESIVLIAVYIMLLTYFCACLSCFQIQRRKPEGITSGWFIIILLASGYCLLGFSGAGYMIFLYGMALIVFGGAVYRYQHRGNKKPDTLEDPANG, from the coding sequence GTGTCTGGAAAATTATCCCTTTTGCCACTGACCATGTTGGTAACAGGAAATATGATGGGTGCCGGTATTTTTCTGTTACCTTCATCTTTGGCCAGTTATGGTTCAATCACTCTTTTGGGATGGATTGTTACGGTTATTGGCTCGGTAATGCTATCTTTGGTTTTTGTTCGATTGGGGTCAGATTGTAAACAGGGTTCCGGTCTCTACGCTTTTATCAGGGCAGGACTGGGACGTTATATCGGCTCACAGGTTGTTTATGGGTACTGGGCTGCCATATGGATTGGCAACATTGCAGTGGCTCTGAGTGGTGTAGCCTATCTCAGTTATTTCTTTCCTGTGCTCGGTGGTCCCTGGGAAACCGCCCTGGCAGCTATTGCTGTCATCTGGATCCTCAGCCTGATCAATTTGACCGATATTCGTCTTTTAGGTCGTCTCCAGATCGTTACGGCTTCCTGTATGCTGGTGCCTGTGATTATTGTCAGTACTATGGGCTGGAGTCAGTTTGAAACGGTAAACATCATTAGCTCCTTTAATGTGACCGGACAACCGTCCAGTCATATCTTGTCTGAATCCATCACGTTGACGCTTTGGTCCTTTATAGGTCTGGAATCAGCTTGTAACCTTGCGTGTCACGCCAAAAATCCCAGGCGGGATGTCCCTTGTGCGACATTATTAGGCACTCTACTGGCTGCTCTTTTCTACATTCTGAGCACCACGGCAATGATGGGTATTGTACCTAACGATATTCTGCAAAGCAGTGCTGCACCCTTCTCTGTAACGGCCAGCTATTTGCTGGGTGACCGAGCCGGTGAGCTGGTCAGTGCCATGGCTGTTATTGCCTGTTTTGGCAGCCTTAATGGCTGGATTCTTATGCACTCCCGGGTAGCCATAACGGCCTCTTCGGACGGTCTTTTACCTAAAGCATTCACGGTGTTGAATCGTTATGGATCACCCTGGAAAGGACTGTTAATCACAGCCATTCTAATGTCCATAATGCTTCTGTTAACAGTGGAACCTACTATTCAAAAGCATTTTGAGTCTATCGTGCTGATTGCAGTTTATATTATGTTGCTCACTTATTTCTGTGCCTGTCTATCCTGCTTCCAGATTCAGCGGAGAAAACCCGAAGGGATTACTTCAGGCTGGTTTATTATCATTTTACTGGCGTCCGGTTACTGTCTTCTCGGTTTCAGTGGGGCTGGCTATATGATTTTTTTATACGGTATGGCGTTGATTGTCTTTGGTGGTGCAGTTTACCGGTATCAGCATCGGGGTAACAAAAAACCGGATACTCTGGAGGATCCGGCTAATGGATAA
- a CDS encoding FAD-dependent oxidoreductase gives MTNTIQPTVVLAGGGHAHALFLKRLQKKQTPPAHFILVSASRYTPYSGMLPGVISGQYTAEQSHIDLELLAHESKCTFLKATVSGVDTKANELIFLNGDRLQYDILSINTGSTQARVIDAKDSITIKPIRPFLSWLVQPLPEHIKQNESFILAIMGAGAAGVEVAMALHQRFKHLHSLEIHIVTAQGILKGYPPKVQKMAKEEIERKPIKIHTHFRVTGVKDKTLISDQNDHLPYDSLILATSAAPARWPSESSLATSPDGFIQVNLMLQSVSHDNVFACGDVAEFTHSRQAKSGVYAVRQAPTLFQNICNMLEKKTLKPYRPQSQFLSLLSCADGRAIASKGCFSTRGRLIWLWKDWIDQRFMAQFPVPATDSMEFNGSD, from the coding sequence ATGACTAATACTATTCAGCCTACAGTTGTTCTGGCCGGAGGAGGCCATGCCCATGCACTGTTCCTGAAAAGGCTTCAGAAGAAGCAAACACCTCCCGCTCATTTTATTCTGGTCTCTGCCAGTCGCTATACTCCTTATTCGGGCATGCTTCCTGGTGTCATCTCAGGACAATATACCGCTGAACAGTCCCACATTGATCTCGAGTTGCTGGCCCATGAGTCAAAATGCACATTCCTTAAAGCGACTGTCTCGGGGGTGGATACCAAAGCGAATGAATTGATTTTTTTGAATGGCGACCGACTGCAGTATGACATACTCTCCATCAATACAGGCTCTACACAGGCGCGTGTCATTGATGCAAAAGACAGCATCACCATAAAGCCAATCAGGCCTTTTTTATCTTGGTTGGTGCAGCCTTTGCCGGAACACATTAAGCAGAACGAAAGTTTTATTCTGGCCATCATGGGTGCTGGGGCTGCAGGTGTTGAGGTAGCCATGGCCCTTCACCAACGCTTCAAGCATCTTCACTCCCTTGAAATACATATTGTCACAGCTCAGGGTATCCTGAAGGGCTATCCACCGAAAGTTCAGAAAATGGCCAAAGAGGAAATTGAACGAAAGCCTATCAAAATACATACTCATTTTAGGGTAACCGGAGTCAAAGATAAAACCCTGATCAGTGATCAAAATGACCACCTGCCGTATGATTCCCTGATACTGGCTACATCGGCTGCTCCCGCTCGCTGGCCTTCTGAAAGCTCACTTGCGACCAGCCCAGATGGATTTATCCAGGTTAACCTCATGCTGCAATCCGTCAGCCATGACAATGTGTTCGCTTGCGGTGATGTCGCTGAATTCACTCACTCCAGACAGGCCAAGTCGGGGGTTTATGCGGTTCGACAGGCTCCGACCCTATTTCAAAATATTTGTAACATGCTTGAGAAAAAAACACTGAAACCCTATCGTCCACAGAGCCAATTTCTTTCTCTGCTAAGCTGTGCAGATGGTCGGGCTATTGCATCAAAAGGCTGCTTCAGTACCAGGGGACGCTTAATATGGCTTTGGAAAGACTGGATCGATCAACGATTTATGGCGCAGTTCCCCGTGCCCGCCACAGACTCCATGGAGTTCAATGGTTCCGATTAA
- a CDS encoding sulfurtransferase: MAQKKPMAFLILMLSVVMSVPVHSNAVVSLDDLEQKIKQASNLLLLDVRPKVRFLLLGHIPGAVNIWRPAFQAEVNDYPYSGMRASKQKMSELLSRLGATADTEIILYDDQQGMDAARLWWLLKLYGHDQVSILDGGLSAWEKHKKKLNFKSPLTPERSNYQFTGKPHPQWLAEIEKVKSVQAKKENAILVDVRSLDEFTGKTIKSGAYRHGRIPGSIWFEYKQTVNKNGFLDKERLKHLFQSAGITPDKEIIVYCQSGVRSAHTLFVLSEILGYNRIKNYDGSWIEWSWMRELPAVQGPPKKNHIKFTNPLQRN, encoded by the coding sequence TTGGCCCAAAAGAAGCCTATGGCTTTTCTGATTTTAATGTTGTCTGTTGTGATGTCAGTGCCAGTCCATTCAAACGCGGTGGTCAGCCTTGATGATCTGGAGCAAAAGATCAAGCAGGCCAGCAACCTGCTGCTTCTGGATGTACGCCCCAAAGTCCGTTTCCTGCTGCTGGGTCATATTCCTGGTGCTGTCAATATCTGGCGCCCGGCTTTTCAGGCTGAAGTAAATGATTACCCCTACTCGGGAATGAGAGCCAGCAAGCAGAAAATGTCCGAACTATTAAGCCGACTCGGTGCTACTGCGGACACAGAGATTATTCTCTACGATGATCAGCAAGGCATGGATGCAGCCCGTCTCTGGTGGTTACTAAAACTCTATGGTCATGATCAGGTCTCTATCCTTGATGGAGGCCTGTCAGCTTGGGAAAAGCACAAAAAAAAGCTCAATTTCAAGTCACCTCTGACACCTGAACGATCCAATTACCAGTTCACGGGCAAACCCCACCCTCAATGGCTTGCTGAGATAGAAAAGGTAAAGTCGGTTCAAGCAAAAAAAGAGAACGCCATACTGGTGGACGTCAGAAGTCTCGATGAATTCACCGGCAAAACCATAAAGTCAGGAGCCTATCGCCACGGCCGGATTCCCGGAAGTATCTGGTTTGAATACAAGCAGACCGTCAATAAAAATGGATTTCTTGACAAAGAACGATTAAAACATCTCTTTCAGTCAGCAGGCATCACACCTGATAAAGAAATCATTGTTTACTGTCAGTCCGGAGTCCGTTCGGCTCATACCCTTTTTGTTCTTTCTGAGATACTGGGATACAACAGGATAAAAAACTACGACGGTTCCTGGATTGAATGGTCCTGGATGAGAGAGTTACCAGCCGTCCAGGGACCACCCAAAAAAAACCATATAAAGTTCACAAATCCTCTGCAGCGTAATTAA
- a CDS encoding cold shock domain-containing protein — translation MEATKKEMEAMLEGTVKWFNNPKGYGFIQAQEATENQDVLIHYSVIEMDGFKTLKAGQLVQFEIGQGPKGLIATRVVPGGGESASQSTQTSREESLPA, via the coding sequence ATGGAAGCGACCAAGAAGGAAATGGAAGCTATGCTGGAAGGTACAGTAAAGTGGTTTAACAATCCTAAGGGATATGGATTCATCCAGGCCCAGGAAGCCACTGAAAATCAAGACGTACTCATACATTACTCCGTTATCGAAATGGACGGCTTCAAGACGCTGAAAGCCGGACAGCTTGTGCAATTTGAAATTGGCCAGGGACCCAAGGGGCTGATAGCCACTCGTGTCGTTCCTGGTGGTGGAGAAAGCGCAAGCCAGAGCACACAAACTTCCCGGGAAGAATCCCTGCCAGCCTGA
- a CDS encoding choline dehydrogenase — MTEFDYIIVGGGSAGCVLANRLSENPDHQVCVIEAGGSDKSPLIYVPAGAAITVPHGFHNWQLNAEAQSTMNNRDIYCPRGKTLGGSSSINAMLYIRGQREDYDQWAALGNEGWSFDDVLPYFLKSQNQERGVSEFHGVGGPLNVADPRSQHCLSEAFIKGAIEVGEKNNPDFNGADQEGVGWYQVTQKEGLRCSSAAAYLHPVMDRPNLTVMTKSHTARVILEGKKAIGIEIVRGVTRRKLFARKEVILSAGAYGSPQIMLLSGIGARDKLAPHNIDCLHELPGVGENLQEHPDVLVVANDKTASSMAFARPMGMCRVIRDAVKYIHKREGFLTSSLAESGGFIKSSPEVERPDLQLHFIPAAMEDHGRKLSRYLQYGFSIHVCILRPHSRGRVSLNSASPTDNPEIELNLLEKQADMDCLVRGIKRVRQIIQSSELSRYAGEEYLPGSDVQDDDELESYIRNNANHIYHPVGTCKMGADDMAVVDTRLKVHGLEGLRVVDASIMPTLISGNTNAPAMMIAEKAADMILGKNQPKIHSEKVMETEKISVQDFC; from the coding sequence ATGACAGAGTTCGACTACATCATTGTGGGAGGTGGCTCTGCAGGCTGTGTTCTGGCTAACCGCCTGTCTGAGAATCCTGACCATCAGGTCTGCGTGATAGAAGCAGGAGGCAGCGATAAGTCTCCCTTGATTTATGTACCTGCCGGAGCCGCAATTACTGTGCCCCATGGCTTTCATAACTGGCAGCTGAATGCCGAGGCTCAGTCCACCATGAATAACCGGGATATATACTGTCCCAGGGGGAAGACCCTTGGGGGGAGCAGTTCCATCAATGCCATGCTCTATATCAGAGGGCAAAGAGAAGATTACGATCAATGGGCTGCTCTGGGTAATGAAGGTTGGTCTTTCGATGATGTCCTGCCCTACTTTCTAAAATCCCAGAACCAGGAGAGGGGTGTTTCTGAATTTCATGGTGTAGGTGGCCCGCTGAATGTTGCTGACCCAAGAAGTCAGCACTGCTTGAGTGAAGCTTTTATTAAAGGTGCGATAGAAGTTGGAGAAAAAAACAATCCGGACTTTAATGGTGCTGATCAGGAAGGTGTAGGCTGGTATCAGGTGACACAGAAAGAGGGTCTAAGATGCAGTTCAGCGGCTGCTTATCTGCACCCTGTCATGGATAGACCCAATTTGACGGTCATGACCAAAAGTCATACTGCCAGGGTTATCCTTGAAGGCAAAAAGGCTATAGGGATTGAAATTGTTCGAGGCGTTACCAGAAGGAAGCTCTTTGCTCGAAAAGAAGTAATTCTTTCAGCTGGAGCTTATGGGTCTCCGCAGATTATGCTGCTTTCGGGCATCGGAGCCAGAGATAAACTGGCTCCCCACAATATTGACTGTTTGCATGAACTGCCAGGTGTTGGTGAAAACCTTCAGGAACATCCTGATGTTCTGGTTGTCGCCAATGACAAGACTGCATCATCAATGGCTTTTGCCAGACCGATGGGAATGTGCAGAGTTATCAGGGATGCAGTGAAATATATCCATAAAAGAGAAGGCTTTCTGACCAGTAGCCTTGCAGAGTCGGGCGGATTTATAAAATCCTCTCCGGAAGTTGAAAGGCCTGATCTGCAACTGCACTTTATTCCAGCAGCCATGGAAGACCATGGTCGTAAACTCTCAAGATATCTACAGTACGGGTTTTCGATTCATGTATGTATCCTGAGGCCTCATAGCCGGGGTCGAGTATCCCTTAATAGTGCATCCCCCACGGATAATCCCGAGATTGAACTGAATCTTCTGGAAAAACAGGCCGACATGGACTGTCTGGTAAGGGGTATCAAAAGAGTGAGGCAGATTATTCAGTCGTCTGAGTTGTCCCGTTACGCTGGAGAGGAGTATCTGCCGGGCTCGGATGTACAGGACGATGATGAGCTTGAGTCTTATATAAGAAATAATGCCAATCACATTTATCATCCGGTGGGTACCTGCAAAATGGGAGCTGATGACATGGCTGTAGTCGACACTCGTCTGAAAGTTCACGGACTCGAAGGGTTGCGGGTGGTTGACGCCTCAATCATGCCAACTCTGATCAGCGGGAATACCAATGCACCTGCAATGATGATCGCTGAAAAAGCAGCGGATATGATTCTTGGCAAAAATCAGCCAAAAATTCATTCTGAAAAAGTGATGGAAACAGAAAAGATCTCGGTCCAGGATTTCTGTTAA
- the pgm gene encoding phosphoglucomutase (alpha-D-glucose-1,6-bisphosphate-dependent), which translates to MHPQAGKVATDDMLTNIPRLVSDYFAIQPDPLNPSQRVQFGTSGHRGTSFKATFNETHIVAITQAICEYRREHNITGPMFVGMDTHALSEPALISAIQVLAANGIKARIQEGRGYTPTPVISHAIVSYNRDQQDRADGVVITPSHNPPEDGGFKYNPPHGGPAGAEVTNWVQDRANQLIAQGLEGVKQMSFNEALASGFITEYDYVTPYVDDLENVIDMEAIRKAGVKIGVDPLGGSGLHYWEPIARRYGLDIELVSKKVDPTFSFMHVDKDGKIRMDCSSAYSMAGLIELKDRFDIAFGNDPDFDRHGIVTREHGLLNPNHYLAVAINYLYNHREQWSGNAKIGKTLVSSAMIDHVAKGLGREVAEVPVGFKWFVDGLASGELAFGGEESAGAAFLRRDGLTWCTDKDGFILALLAAEIIAVTGKDPGEHYQELADKYGSPVYERLQAPASDEQKKVLSAMSPDRVKADTLAGDPITAKLTHAPANGAAIGGLKVVTENGWFAARPSGTEAVYKIYTESFVGPDHLRQIQEEAKAMVSEVFAAG; encoded by the coding sequence ATGCATCCTCAAGCCGGTAAAGTCGCCACAGATGATATGCTGACCAATATTCCCCGTCTGGTCAGCGACTATTTCGCTATTCAGCCCGATCCACTGAACCCCTCGCAGCGAGTCCAGTTTGGTACTTCAGGACACAGGGGGACTTCTTTCAAGGCCACTTTTAACGAAACTCATATCGTTGCTATCACACAGGCAATCTGCGAATACCGTCGCGAGCATAATATTACCGGCCCCATGTTTGTTGGCATGGATACCCATGCCCTGTCAGAGCCTGCATTGATCAGCGCCATTCAGGTGCTGGCAGCCAATGGTATAAAGGCTCGAATCCAGGAAGGCAGAGGCTATACACCGACTCCGGTCATTTCTCACGCCATCGTCTCCTACAACCGGGATCAACAGGACAGGGCGGACGGTGTTGTCATAACGCCTTCCCATAACCCTCCAGAAGACGGTGGTTTTAAATACAACCCGCCCCATGGAGGTCCAGCCGGTGCTGAAGTCACCAACTGGGTTCAGGATCGAGCTAATCAACTCATTGCTCAGGGGTTGGAAGGTGTTAAACAGATGTCGTTTAATGAAGCGCTGGCATCCGGCTTTATTACCGAATACGACTATGTCACACCTTATGTTGATGACCTGGAAAATGTCATTGATATGGAGGCTATTCGCAAGGCAGGCGTGAAAATAGGTGTTGATCCACTGGGTGGATCCGGCCTTCACTATTGGGAGCCCATTGCGAGGCGTTATGGGCTTGATATTGAGCTGGTCAGCAAGAAAGTTGATCCCACTTTCTCCTTCATGCATGTTGATAAAGACGGCAAGATTCGTATGGATTGTTCTTCAGCCTATTCCATGGCAGGGCTGATCGAATTGAAAGATCGCTTTGATATTGCTTTTGGTAACGATCCAGACTTTGACCGCCACGGTATTGTGACTCGTGAACATGGTCTGCTGAACCCCAATCATTATCTGGCGGTGGCAATCAATTACCTGTACAACCACCGTGAGCAATGGTCGGGCAATGCCAAAATTGGCAAGACTCTGGTGTCCAGCGCCATGATTGATCATGTAGCAAAAGGCTTAGGCAGAGAGGTGGCAGAAGTACCTGTCGGATTTAAATGGTTTGTCGATGGTCTGGCTTCTGGCGAGCTGGCCTTTGGAGGCGAAGAAAGTGCCGGTGCTGCTTTCCTGCGCCGTGATGGGCTCACCTGGTGTACAGACAAGGATGGTTTCATCCTGGCCCTTCTTGCTGCTGAGATTATTGCAGTTACAGGTAAAGATCCGGGTGAACATTACCAGGAGCTGGCAGACAAGTATGGTTCTCCGGTTTATGAACGACTGCAGGCTCCTGCCTCCGATGAGCAGAAGAAAGTTCTTTCAGCCATGAGCCCGGATAGGGTTAAAGCTGATACTCTGGCGGGTGATCCCATTACTGCCAAATTAACCCATGCTCCGGCAAATGGTGCTGCTATTGGTGGTCTTAAGGTCGTTACTGAAAACGGCTGGTTTGCTGCCAGACCCTCTGGCACTGAAGCAGTTTATAAGATCTATACCGAAAGTTTTGTCGGTCCTGACCACCTCAGGCAAATTCAGGAAGAAGCCAAAGCTATGGTCTCGGAAGTTTTTGCTGCCGGCTAG
- the tyrS gene encoding tyrosine--tRNA ligase, with protein MSESQNLLLKDLQARQLIAQTTAVEELDAHLSEQPRVLYCGFDPTADSLHLGHLVPLLVLKRFQMAGHRPIALVGGATGLIGDPSFKAAERQLNTPDVVAGWVDKIKRQVSQFIDFNCGENAALVVNNLEWTGEMTALDFLRDVGKHFSVNAMINKESVQQRLNREGSGISFTEFSYALLQGMDFAELNRRYDCTLQVGGSDQWGNIVGGIDLSRRQNQARTFGLTVPLITKSDGTKFGKTEGGAVWLDPSKTSQYAFYQFWMNTADADVYRFMSFFTFLPKEEIEAIKQEDEAREGRPQAQQILAREVTLLVHGEEGLQAAERITEALFSGEISSLSETDLEQLKLDGLPSATVKRDQLEGNPMTQLFAEVGMVKSGKQVKDALGRNAVFFNGAARGAADNMNLPDCFAEENAMYGRFFLVKLGKKNHFLFEVI; from the coding sequence ATGTCTGAGAGTCAAAATCTGCTTCTGAAAGATCTGCAGGCCCGCCAGCTTATCGCGCAGACCACTGCCGTGGAAGAGCTGGACGCTCATCTGAGTGAACAGCCAAGGGTTCTTTATTGCGGCTTCGATCCGACTGCAGACAGTCTGCATCTGGGACATCTGGTTCCTCTGCTGGTCCTGAAACGTTTCCAGATGGCAGGGCACAGGCCTATTGCGCTGGTGGGTGGTGCAACGGGTCTGATAGGAGATCCCAGTTTCAAAGCAGCCGAGCGACAGCTGAATACACCTGATGTTGTGGCAGGCTGGGTTGACAAGATCAAGAGACAGGTCAGCCAGTTTATTGACTTTAACTGCGGTGAGAATGCAGCTTTAGTGGTCAACAATCTAGAGTGGACCGGTGAGATGACCGCTCTGGATTTTTTGCGAGACGTCGGTAAACATTTCTCCGTCAATGCCATGATCAACAAAGAATCCGTCCAGCAGCGACTGAATCGAGAAGGTTCCGGTATCTCTTTCACCGAGTTCTCCTACGCCCTGCTCCAGGGGATGGACTTCGCTGAGCTGAACCGTCGTTATGACTGCACTCTTCAGGTGGGTGGCAGTGACCAGTGGGGTAACATCGTGGGTGGTATTGATCTTTCCCGTCGTCAGAATCAGGCCAGAACCTTTGGCCTGACTGTGCCCCTGATCACCAAGTCCGACGGCACCAAGTTTGGTAAAACCGAGGGCGGTGCAGTCTGGCTGGATCCTTCCAAGACTTCCCAATACGCTTTCTACCAGTTCTGGATGAATACTGCGGACGCTGACGTTTACCGTTTTATGAGCTTTTTTACCTTTTTGCCAAAGGAAGAGATTGAAGCGATCAAGCAAGAAGACGAAGCGCGTGAAGGTCGTCCACAGGCCCAGCAGATTCTAGCCAGAGAGGTCACGCTTCTGGTGCATGGTGAAGAAGGCCTGCAAGCTGCAGAGCGTATCACGGAAGCTTTGTTCTCGGGAGAGATCAGCAGTTTGTCCGAAACGGATCTTGAACAGTTGAAGCTGGATGGGCTGCCCAGTGCAACCGTCAAGCGAGATCAATTGGAAGGTAATCCCATGACCCAGCTGTTTGCAGAAGTTGGCATGGTGAAAAGCGGTAAGCAGGTAAAAGATGCGCTGGGTCGTAATGCGGTATTCTTCAATGGAGCAGCCCGTGGCGCAGCCGACAACATGAACCTGCCTGACTGCTTTGCTGAAGAAAATGCCATGTATGGACGTTTCTTCCTGGTGAAATTGGGCAAGAAAAATCACTTCCTGTTTGAAGTGATCTGA
- a CDS encoding OapA family protein: MTRLSPRGATRKRPGGIKSFPKRHLLLVTGVAATVMTVIGLLPSPQVEAKRSETELLIDEFQPSSPKEALKELALEEEDAPEQTVPEETKAQREAREKAERLAAEEAALGPRKSITIESGDNLSILFDDMGLSARTVYEVSRTPKLGKNLNDILPGQTFEYRVNSKGVLTQLRYVQNKLESILYERQGNGYVGKKITLQPELRIAFAEASIKNSLFLASQNAGLSEKMTMELAGIFGWDIDFALDIRSGDSFNVMYEEKYLGNEKLGDGNILAATFINQGEAFTAVRYTNSHGDSNYYSPDGKSMKKAFLRTPVNFTRISSSFNPNRLHPIFKTKRPHNGTDYAAPTGTPIKAAGDGKIQFIGWQNGFGNVVFIQHPHNIVTVYAHQSRVNKRFKKGSQVKQGQTIGYVGQTGWATGPHLHYEFRVNGVHRNPVTVKLPNASPIPKAEKARFMAFANKTMAQLEKHGATMLARNEKESK, encoded by the coding sequence ATGACCAGACTTTCTCCCAGAGGTGCCACGCGCAAGCGACCCGGTGGCATCAAGAGTTTTCCTAAGAGACACCTGTTACTGGTAACTGGTGTCGCGGCTACAGTGATGACTGTTATTGGCTTGCTACCCTCTCCACAAGTTGAGGCCAAACGCTCAGAAACCGAACTGCTTATTGACGAATTTCAACCTTCATCTCCTAAAGAAGCGCTGAAAGAACTGGCTCTTGAAGAGGAAGATGCTCCTGAGCAAACAGTTCCTGAAGAGACAAAAGCGCAACGTGAGGCCAGAGAAAAAGCCGAGCGACTGGCCGCGGAAGAAGCCGCTCTAGGTCCCCGTAAAAGTATCACTATCGAGTCCGGCGATAACCTCTCGATTTTGTTTGACGATATGGGTTTGAGCGCCAGAACTGTCTATGAAGTCTCCAGGACTCCAAAACTGGGCAAAAACCTGAACGATATTCTCCCCGGACAGACTTTTGAATACCGCGTCAACAGCAAAGGTGTTCTGACCCAGCTGCGCTATGTCCAGAATAAACTTGAAAGCATCCTCTATGAAAGACAGGGGAATGGCTACGTCGGTAAGAAAATTACCCTTCAGCCTGAATTGCGTATTGCCTTTGCGGAAGCCTCAATCAAAAACTCTCTTTTCCTGGCCAGCCAGAATGCTGGTCTGAGCGAGAAGATGACCATGGAGCTGGCAGGCATATTTGGTTGGGACATTGATTTCGCGCTGGATATTCGCAGTGGTGACAGTTTCAACGTGATGTACGAAGAAAAGTATCTGGGTAACGAGAAGCTCGGTGATGGCAATATACTCGCAGCGACATTTATTAACCAGGGTGAAGCCTTTACCGCCGTTCGTTACACCAACAGTCATGGTGATAGCAACTACTACTCTCCGGATGGCAAAAGTATGAAAAAGGCTTTCCTGCGAACGCCTGTTAACTTCACCAGGATCAGTTCAAGTTTTAATCCTAACCGCCTTCATCCGATTTTCAAAACCAAGCGCCCTCACAACGGGACAGACTATGCAGCGCCCACTGGCACTCCCATCAAGGCAGCAGGTGACGGTAAGATTCAATTTATTGGCTGGCAGAATGGTTTTGGTAACGTTGTCTTTATCCAGCACCCTCACAATATTGTTACCGTATACGCCCACCAGAGTCGTGTGAATAAAAGATTCAAGAAAGGTAGCCAGGTTAAACAGGGACAGACGATTGGCTATGTAGGCCAGACTGGCTGGGCGACAGGCCCGCACCTTCATTACGAATTCCGGGTCAATGGTGTTCATAGAAACCCCGTTACGGTCAAACTGCCTAATGCCTCTCCGATCCCCAAAGCTGAGAAGGCGCGCTTTATGGCATTTGCCAATAAAACCATGGCTCAGCTGGAAAAACACGGTGCAACCATGCTGGCCAGAAACGAGAAAGAGTCGAAATAA
- a CDS encoding anhydro-N-acetylmuramic acid kinase — translation MPEYFIGLMSGTSLDAIDAVLVEFEDRISRHSPSGNCRQLQAVSHPLPENLREQLLALTQPGPDEIERMALAEPAFARESADAVRQLLEQANFDSDQISAIGSHGQTIRHRPEKGFTLQIGDPGLIAELSGITVVADFRRRDVAAGGQGAPLVPAFHHAVFSSSTSDRVILNIGGMSNISLLPADPEKPVIGFDTGPGNALIDYWCQQHLNQKFDANGQWASSGSVDDQLLNTMLSDNYFSEVPPKSTGRELFNPGWLESHLRNFSGLQPEDVAATLTLLTAKTIALDICQYAPSAKEVMVCGGGANNKQLMRLIEDELDPLSVATTTSLGIAPDWVEAVAFAWLARQTLSGKPGNLPAVTGAAGERILGAIFPAG, via the coding sequence ATGCCTGAATACTTTATCGGCCTGATGTCAGGCACCAGCCTTGATGCCATTGACGCAGTTCTGGTTGAATTTGAGGACAGAATATCCAGGCACTCCCCATCAGGAAACTGTCGACAGCTACAGGCAGTTTCCCATCCGCTCCCTGAAAATCTCAGGGAACAGCTTCTTGCCCTGACACAGCCTGGTCCCGATGAAATTGAACGAATGGCGCTGGCTGAGCCCGCTTTTGCCCGGGAATCGGCTGACGCCGTCAGGCAACTCCTGGAACAGGCTAATTTTGATTCGGATCAGATTTCTGCCATTGGCAGCCACGGACAAACCATCCGCCACCGCCCGGAAAAAGGTTTCACTCTGCAGATTGGTGACCCAGGTCTGATTGCTGAACTATCAGGGATTACTGTTGTTGCTGACTTCAGACGTCGAGATGTCGCGGCAGGTGGTCAGGGAGCCCCCCTTGTTCCTGCCTTCCACCACGCTGTTTTCAGTAGCTCCACATCAGACAGAGTCATATTGAATATCGGTGGAATGTCCAATATCAGTTTGTTACCCGCAGACCCTGAAAAGCCTGTCATAGGCTTTGACACCGGCCCGGGTAACGCTCTGATCGATTATTGGTGCCAGCAGCACCTCAACCAGAAATTTGATGCCAATGGCCAATGGGCCTCATCAGGAAGCGTGGATGACCAACTGCTGAATACGATGCTGAGTGACAACTACTTTTCTGAGGTACCGCCCAAGAGCACTGGCCGGGAACTCTTCAACCCGGGCTGGCTGGAGTCTCACCTGAGAAATTTTTCTGGCCTGCAACCTGAAGACGTTGCTGCCACACTGACTTTACTGACAGCAAAAACCATCGCTCTGGATATCTGCCAATACGCTCCGTCAGCCAAGGAAGTAATGGTTTGTGGCGGGGGTGCCAATAATAAGCAGTTGATGAGACTGATTGAAGATGAGCTTGACCCTCTGTCCGTTGCAACCACAACCTCGCTTGGCATAGCACCCGATTGGGTAGAAGCAGTAGCCTTTGCCTGGCTGGCCAGACAGACACTGTCAGGAAAACCTGGCAACCTTCCTGCCGTTACAGGAGCTGCTGGTGAACGGATTCTTGGAGCTATATTCCCGGCTGGATAA